Proteins encoded by one window of Emticicia oligotrophica DSM 17448:
- a CDS encoding NAD-dependent epimerase/dehydratase family protein → MNIALVTGSAGLIGSESVAFFAEKFDLVIGIDNNLRSYFFGAEASTDWNRQGLEEKFSNYKHYKADIRSEEEIGKIFAEYGADIKLVVHTAAQPSHDWAAREPFTDFTVNANGTLVLLESTRKYCPEAVFIFTSTNKVYGDTPNYLPLVEQETRWEIDQNHPYFTNGIDELMSIDHSKHSIFGASKVAADVMVQEYGRYFGMKTAVFRGGCLTGPNHSGAQLHGFLAYLMKCAITGNHYTIFGYKGKQVRDNIHSWDLVNMFWHFYQNPRAGEVYNAGGGRFSNCSMQEGITLCEEITGNKMKYSYAEDNRSGDHIWYISDLTKFKSHYPDWTWKYDLKTTLTQMYDNISKRV, encoded by the coding sequence ATGAACATAGCATTGGTAACAGGCTCGGCAGGATTGATTGGTAGTGAATCCGTTGCCTTTTTCGCCGAAAAATTCGACTTAGTCATTGGTATTGATAATAATCTTCGCTCTTATTTCTTTGGTGCAGAAGCATCTACTGATTGGAATCGCCAAGGTTTAGAAGAAAAGTTTAGCAATTACAAGCACTACAAAGCTGATATCCGTTCGGAAGAAGAAATTGGTAAAATCTTCGCAGAATATGGTGCAGATATTAAATTGGTTGTTCATACAGCTGCTCAACCAAGCCACGACTGGGCTGCTCGTGAACCATTCACCGATTTTACGGTAAATGCCAATGGTACACTTGTATTACTTGAGTCAACACGTAAATATTGCCCAGAAGCAGTATTCATTTTCACTTCTACAAATAAGGTGTATGGCGATACGCCAAATTATCTACCTTTAGTAGAACAAGAAACTCGCTGGGAAATTGACCAAAATCACCCATATTTCACCAATGGTATTGATGAGTTGATGTCGATTGACCACTCAAAACACTCTATTTTTGGAGCTTCAAAAGTGGCTGCCGATGTAATGGTACAGGAATATGGTAGATATTTCGGCATGAAAACCGCGGTATTTCGTGGAGGTTGCTTAACTGGCCCGAATCACTCTGGTGCTCAGCTACATGGTTTCTTGGCTTATTTAATGAAATGTGCAATTACTGGCAATCATTATACCATTTTCGGCTACAAAGGCAAACAAGTACGTGATAATATCCATAGCTGGGACTTAGTGAATATGTTCTGGCATTTCTACCAAAACCCACGTGCGGGCGAGGTTTATAATGCAGGTGGTGGCCGTTTCTCGAACTGTTCGATGCAAGAAGGTATTACTTTGTGCGAAGAAATCACGGGTAATAAAATGAAATATAGCTACGCCGAAGATAATCGTAGTGGCGACCACATCTGGTATATCTCTGACCTTACGAAGTTTAAGAGTCATTATCCAGATTGGACTTGGAAATATGACCTCAAAACAACGCTCACGCAGATGTATGATAATATCAGCAAACGTGTTTAA
- the lhgO gene encoding L-2-hydroxyglutarate oxidase translates to MIYDVIVVGGGIVGLATALRTKEQNPNLKLLIIEKEDVVAKHQTGHNSGVIHSGLYYKPGSLKATNCIKGYHMLLDFCEKEEVKYELCGKIVVATRPEQISILDGLFERGKQNGLDGFKMLTPEQMKDYEPHVNGLKGFFVPQTGIIDYTDVCKKYLAKTQKLGGEIAFGEKVEGITTKNGISVVKTSKNIYETKLVVNCAGLYSDKVGQMTDERANNLRITPFRGEYFEIKPEKQYLVKNLIYPVPDPNFPFLGVHFTRMIHGGVEAGPNAVLAFRREGYKKLDINFKELFETLTWPGFQKVAAKYWQTGLGEMYRSFSKAAFTKALQELIPEIQSDDLIPGGAGVRAQACDRDGGLLDDFAIFENQQAINVCNAPSPAATSSLSIGQTVSELVLKRF, encoded by the coding sequence ATGATTTATGATGTAATCGTAGTTGGTGGTGGTATCGTCGGATTGGCCACTGCTTTGCGAACTAAAGAGCAAAATCCGAATTTAAAATTACTGATTATTGAAAAAGAAGATGTTGTAGCCAAACATCAAACAGGGCATAATAGTGGTGTCATTCATTCGGGCTTGTATTATAAGCCAGGTAGCTTGAAGGCCACCAACTGTATCAAAGGCTACCACATGTTGTTGGATTTTTGTGAGAAAGAAGAAGTGAAATACGAACTCTGCGGAAAGATTGTGGTGGCTACCCGCCCCGAACAAATTTCTATTCTTGATGGACTATTTGAGCGTGGTAAACAAAATGGTTTAGATGGTTTCAAGATGCTTACACCAGAGCAGATGAAAGATTATGAACCCCACGTAAATGGCCTTAAAGGATTTTTTGTGCCCCAAACGGGTATCATTGACTATACGGATGTCTGTAAAAAATATTTAGCCAAAACTCAAAAACTTGGCGGTGAGATTGCTTTTGGAGAAAAAGTAGAAGGCATTACTACTAAAAATGGTATTTCAGTAGTGAAAACCTCTAAGAATATCTACGAAACTAAGTTGGTGGTTAATTGTGCGGGTTTGTATTCAGACAAAGTTGGGCAAATGACCGATGAAAGAGCTAATAATCTACGAATTACGCCATTTAGAGGAGAATATTTCGAGATAAAACCTGAAAAACAATACCTTGTCAAAAACTTAATTTATCCAGTTCCAGACCCTAATTTTCCATTCTTGGGCGTGCATTTTACACGCATGATTCATGGTGGTGTAGAAGCAGGTCCGAATGCCGTTTTGGCGTTTAGAAGAGAAGGCTATAAAAAGCTTGATATTAATTTCAAAGAATTGTTTGAAACGCTCACTTGGCCAGGATTTCAAAAAGTGGCTGCTAAATATTGGCAGACAGGTTTGGGCGAAATGTATCGTTCGTTTTCAAAAGCAGCTTTTACGAAGGCATTACAAGAACTTATTCCCGAAATTCAGTCCGACGACCTCATTCCGGGTGGAGCTGGTGTGCGTGCCCAAGCGTGCGACCGTGATGGTGGACTATTAGATGATTTTGCTATTTTCGAAAATCAGCAAGCAATCAATGTCTGTAATGCTCCATCACCAGCGGCTACTTCTTCACTTTCTATCGGGCAGACTGTCAGTGAGTTAGTTTTGAAGAGATTTTAA
- a CDS encoding sulfite exporter TauE/SafE family protein encodes MEIIGFILAFVIGITLGLVGAGGSILTVTVLVYVLQISPTMATTYSLFIVGITSLVGSIDYFRKGLVDLKKGLFFSFPAFVMVFLMRKFVMHEIPEVVWQTANFILSKNLLVMLFFALLMIGASYSMIRSNKKPNEQVGHQVSYWMIFLEGILVGILTGFVGAGGGFMIIPAMVVFAKLPMKKAVGTSLLIITINSIFGAIGDFSAGVSLDWYFLTKFAVLTIAGILTGGYLSKKINGEHLKPAFGWFVLVVGCWVIIKELFLH; translated from the coding sequence ATGGAAATTATAGGGTTTATATTAGCTTTTGTTATTGGAATTACATTGGGTTTGGTGGGGGCGGGGGGCTCAATACTCACCGTTACGGTTTTGGTATATGTGCTCCAAATATCGCCTACGATGGCAACTACCTATTCGTTATTTATCGTAGGTATTACTTCGCTAGTAGGTTCAATAGATTATTTTAGAAAAGGCTTAGTCGATTTAAAAAAGGGGTTGTTTTTTTCATTCCCTGCTTTTGTCATGGTCTTTTTGATGCGGAAGTTTGTCATGCACGAAATTCCCGAAGTTGTTTGGCAAACAGCTAATTTTATATTGTCTAAAAATCTATTGGTGATGCTCTTTTTTGCTTTGCTAATGATTGGGGCTTCTTATTCGATGATACGCAGCAATAAGAAACCAAATGAGCAAGTAGGGCATCAGGTGAGTTATTGGATGATTTTTTTAGAAGGAATTTTGGTGGGAATCCTCACGGGTTTTGTGGGTGCTGGAGGAGGCTTCATGATTATACCAGCCATGGTTGTTTTTGCCAAATTACCCATGAAAAAAGCGGTTGGAACTTCCTTATTGATTATTACCATCAATTCAATTTTTGGTGCCATTGGTGATTTTTCGGCAGGAGTATCGCTCGACTGGTATTTTTTAACGAAATTTGCAGTTCTTACCATTGCTGGAATTCTAACTGGTGGATATTTATCTAAAAAAATAAATGGTGAGCATTTAAAGCCCGCCTTCGGATGGTTTGTTTTGGTGGTAGGCTGCTGGGTGATTATTAAGGAACTATTTCTACACTAA
- a CDS encoding DUF481 domain-containing protein — MKLKLLTCLLLFFYFNTKAQDAPADTLQPIKSDSVMPADSTSEEEEEGEDEEGEEEEEEQDSTPAKFRYRIGADGTYTSGNVNRALIQFVSNFDLNSNKIIKFSSSPSYIYGQQNKVLAEKEVFLDLRTSILHERKFYYLAFTSFEKSNLRKINNRFIGAGGVGLKLIQKDHAYVSVTNVLLYEKTDFVINEKFPDRNLWRNSTRLFGEYTFKGSKASISHTLFIQPGITEKNFRWNGNLILKYQLSKHVSFRSTVENSYESIVVPGRQNNDFRWTFGVVYEGKK; from the coding sequence ATGAAACTAAAATTACTAACCTGTTTGTTATTATTTTTTTATTTTAACACAAAAGCCCAAGATGCCCCTGCTGATACACTTCAGCCTATCAAATCTGATTCTGTGATGCCCGCTGATAGTACTTCCGAGGAGGAGGAAGAAGGAGAAGACGAAGAGGGTGAAGAAGAGGAGGAAGAACAAGATAGCACTCCAGCAAAGTTTCGTTATCGCATCGGAGCTGACGGCACTTATACTTCAGGAAACGTGAATCGTGCTTTAATTCAATTTGTATCAAATTTTGACCTAAACAGCAACAAAATTATCAAATTTTCGAGTAGTCCATCCTACATTTACGGACAACAAAACAAGGTTCTAGCCGAAAAAGAAGTTTTTCTCGACCTCCGAACGAGTATTTTGCATGAACGAAAGTTTTATTATTTAGCTTTTACATCTTTTGAAAAGAGTAATTTACGAAAGATTAACAATCGTTTTATTGGGGCGGGAGGTGTTGGCCTAAAACTTATACAAAAAGACCACGCCTATGTTTCGGTAACGAATGTTTTACTTTATGAAAAAACTGATTTTGTGATTAATGAGAAATTCCCAGACCGAAATCTTTGGCGTAATTCTACGCGATTATTCGGAGAATATACTTTTAAAGGTAGTAAGGCCAGTATTTCGCATACTTTGTTTATTCAGCCCGGTATTACTGAAAAGAACTTCCGTTGGAATGGCAACCTCATTTTAAAGTACCAACTTTCTAAACATGTAAGTTTCCGTAGTACGGTTGAAAACTCTTACGAAAGTATTGTAGTGCCCGGCCGCCAAAACAATGACTTTAGATGGACATTTGGAGTAGTGTATGAAGGAAAGAAATAA
- a CDS encoding flavin monoamine oxidase family protein — protein sequence MKIYDAIVIGAGYAGLTATRELLKAEKDVLLLEARDRVGGRVYTKYYDDGSYLDLGAAWVGPTQDKIYALAREFGVGTFPTYDEGKSTLYFNGKVKHYKGIIPPLPIGSLLSLDFAIKRMNKLSKTIDLEKPWDSPNAAYYDSMTLATWMQKQMSFKTARIMFKLAAEAIWAADPNEISMLHALFYTKSGRDLDTLINVKNGAQEERILGGASLPALRLAETFQDKIRLNSVVKNIIQEGELVKIQGEGFEFVAKKVVVALPPTLAGRINYLPIMPANREQLTQRMPMGTVWKTYAIYDKPFWREAGLNGLSATNDGFTTVTFDNSPKDGSKGIMMGFVLGNQAKAFANLSEEERRNSILDSFAKFYGEKARHPITYIDHSWATEEFTRGCYAGLMPTGAWTSLGKALREPVGNIHWAGTETSDIWNGYIDGAIRSGERVAREILG from the coding sequence ATGAAAATCTACGATGCCATTGTCATTGGAGCAGGCTACGCTGGACTAACTGCTACCCGTGAACTCCTCAAAGCCGAAAAAGATGTATTATTGCTTGAAGCCCGTGATAGAGTGGGAGGGCGAGTTTATACAAAATACTACGATGATGGTTCGTACCTCGATTTGGGTGCTGCGTGGGTCGGGCCCACTCAAGATAAAATATATGCATTAGCTAGAGAGTTTGGTGTGGGCACTTTTCCAACTTATGATGAAGGGAAAAGCACCCTATATTTCAATGGAAAAGTAAAACATTATAAAGGCATTATTCCTCCTTTGCCGATTGGCTCTTTGCTCAGTTTAGATTTTGCCATCAAGCGAATGAATAAACTTTCAAAAACCATTGATTTAGAAAAGCCTTGGGATTCACCGAATGCTGCTTACTATGATTCCATGACCTTGGCTACATGGATGCAAAAACAAATGAGTTTCAAAACAGCTCGTATTATGTTTAAACTCGCTGCCGAGGCTATTTGGGCGGCAGACCCTAATGAAATTTCGATGCTACATGCTCTTTTCTATACCAAATCTGGTAGAGACTTAGACACTTTAATTAATGTAAAAAATGGAGCTCAAGAAGAACGTATCTTGGGCGGAGCTTCTTTACCAGCTTTGCGTTTGGCTGAAACTTTTCAAGATAAAATCAGACTCAATTCTGTAGTAAAAAATATCATTCAAGAGGGAGAATTAGTAAAAATACAAGGCGAAGGCTTCGAGTTTGTGGCTAAGAAAGTAGTAGTAGCTTTACCGCCAACTTTAGCAGGACGAATCAATTACTTGCCAATAATGCCTGCTAACCGAGAGCAACTAACCCAACGAATGCCCATGGGAACAGTCTGGAAAACCTATGCCATTTATGATAAACCTTTTTGGCGAGAGGCAGGTTTAAATGGTCTGTCGGCAACGAATGACGGCTTTACAACGGTAACTTTCGATAATTCTCCGAAAGATGGTAGTAAGGGAATTATGATGGGCTTTGTTTTGGGAAATCAAGCAAAAGCTTTTGCTAATCTTTCAGAAGAAGAGCGTAGAAATTCTATATTAGATTCGTTTGCAAAATTCTATGGTGAAAAGGCTCGTCATCCGATTACGTATATTGACCATAGTTGGGCAACTGAAGAATTTACTCGTGGGTGTTATGCTGGGCTAATGCCTACTGGTGCGTGGACATCGCTCGGAAAAGCATTACGTGAACCCGTGGGTAATATTCACTGGGCAGGAACTGAAACTTCTGATATTTGGAATGGCTATATTGATGGAGCGATTCGCTCGGGAGAAAGAGTGGCTAGAGAGATTTTGGGTTAA
- a CDS encoding glycosyltransferase family 2 protein, whose product MKLSVVIPAYNEEESISETLRSLYSTLKKYDIPHEIWVTNDNSKDNTLGVLAALQQEIPTLVFETNKGPNGFGYAVRYGLERFSGDCVAVFMADMSDDPEDLVKYYQTMLTENVDAVFGSRWIKGGKVIDYPIIKKVINRVANFVIKMMMGIKYNDTTNAFKLYKRETMEGLKPFLSPHFNLTVELPLKTIVRGYSYSVVPNSWTNRKYGVSKLKIKEMGSRYFFILIYCFVEKYFSRGDYMKK is encoded by the coding sequence ATGAAATTAAGCGTTGTAATTCCTGCCTATAACGAAGAAGAAAGTATCTCCGAGACTCTCAGAAGTTTATATAGTACTTTAAAAAAGTATGATATTCCACACGAAATTTGGGTAACTAACGATAACTCAAAAGATAATACCTTAGGGGTTTTAGCAGCTTTACAACAAGAAATTCCAACTTTAGTTTTTGAAACGAATAAGGGCCCAAATGGCTTTGGTTATGCTGTTCGCTATGGTTTAGAGCGTTTTTCGGGTGATTGTGTGGCTGTTTTTATGGCCGATATGTCTGACGACCCCGAAGATTTGGTTAAATACTATCAAACCATGCTTACCGAAAATGTAGATGCAGTTTTTGGAAGCCGATGGATTAAAGGTGGAAAAGTAATTGATTATCCGATAATCAAAAAGGTCATTAACCGCGTAGCAAATTTTGTCATCAAAATGATGATGGGTATTAAATACAACGATACAACCAATGCCTTTAAACTCTACAAACGCGAAACTATGGAAGGGCTAAAACCTTTTCTTTCACCGCATTTTAACCTTACGGTGGAACTTCCATTAAAAACAATCGTAAGAGGGTATTCTTACAGTGTAGTTCCGAATAGTTGGACAAACAGAAAATACGGTGTTTCGAAACTCAAAATCAAAGAAATGGGTAGCCGTTATTTCTTTATTCTAATTTACTGTTTTGTAGAGAAATATTTTTCCCGTGGCGATTACATGAAGAAATAA
- a CDS encoding DUF983 domain-containing protein: protein MNKLEATVKMKCPKCHKGDLFENNNNPYAFGKITAMHENCPNCGLRYEKETGFFYGAMYVSYMFNIAFFVIALVSYYMFFEESIDWKLYIGGYLLFTVLIAPVMFRMSRSIWLQIFYK, encoded by the coding sequence ATGAATAAATTAGAAGCAACCGTTAAAATGAAATGTCCTAAATGCCATAAAGGTGATTTATTTGAAAATAATAATAATCCTTATGCTTTTGGGAAAATTACTGCAATGCACGAAAATTGCCCGAATTGTGGCCTTCGTTATGAGAAAGAAACAGGCTTTTTTTATGGAGCTATGTATGTAAGTTATATGTTTAATATCGCTTTTTTTGTGATTGCACTTGTAAGCTATTATATGTTTTTTGAAGAAAGCATAGATTGGAAACTCTACATCGGAGGGTATCTACTATTCACGGTTTTGATTGCCCCAGTGATGTTCCGAATGTCGCGGTCGATATGGTTACAAATATTTTATAAATAG
- a CDS encoding amidohydrolase family protein, whose amino-acid sequence MLKKITLLLSLSSTIVFAQIEKAPNRAEGESANRTIIRGVTLINSTGAPPMGPVDIVIEKNKIAQIKQVGYPGVPIDPKSRPKLNEGDKELDCTGMYLMPGFIDMHGHIGGKSQGTPAEYVFKLWLAHGITTIRDPSAGNGLDWTLDQKRRSEKNEITAPRIKAYTAFGMGSDKPITTPEEARQWVRDNAAKGADGIKFFGAEPAVFRAALEENKKIGLRSACHHAQLEVARMNVLATAKAGLTSMEHWYGLPEALFDDRTLQNYPADYNYNNEQNRFEEAGKLWKQAAEPGSEKWNQVMDELIKIDFTLDPTFNIYEANRELMLARRAEWHDEYTLPSVWRFYGPSRISHGSYWLNWGTEQEVAWKENYRIWMRFVNEYKNKGGRVTTGSDSGFIYQLYGFAYIRELELLREAGFHPLEVIRAATIKGAEALGMADQIGSVEVGKLADFVITEENPLANLKTLYGTGAIKVNDKNEVTRVGGVKYTVKDGVVYDAKKLLADVRKIVADAKAKENFEITQPGMPQKGAAKMQGAGKN is encoded by the coding sequence ATGCTAAAAAAAATTACACTTCTCCTAAGCTTAAGCAGTACTATTGTATTTGCTCAAATTGAAAAAGCTCCTAACCGTGCCGAAGGCGAATCAGCTAATCGCACTATTATTCGGGGTGTCACGCTCATCAATAGTACAGGGGCACCACCAATGGGGCCAGTAGATATTGTTATCGAAAAAAATAAAATTGCCCAAATTAAGCAAGTAGGTTATCCGGGTGTACCGATTGACCCTAAAAGTCGCCCTAAACTAAATGAGGGAGACAAAGAACTCGACTGCACAGGAATGTATCTGATGCCTGGGTTTATTGATATGCACGGACATATCGGTGGAAAATCACAAGGTACTCCAGCAGAATATGTATTCAAACTTTGGCTTGCTCACGGCATAACTACCATCCGTGACCCTTCGGCGGGCAATGGTTTAGATTGGACGCTCGACCAAAAACGCAGAAGTGAAAAAAATGAAATTACCGCTCCACGTATAAAAGCTTATACAGCTTTCGGTATGGGAAGCGATAAACCTATTACTACGCCTGAAGAAGCACGCCAGTGGGTAAGAGATAACGCAGCGAAAGGAGCTGACGGCATTAAGTTTTTTGGGGCTGAACCTGCTGTTTTCAGAGCTGCATTAGAAGAAAATAAGAAAATAGGTCTTCGTTCGGCTTGTCATCATGCACAATTAGAGGTTGCACGCATGAATGTGTTGGCAACAGCGAAAGCTGGACTTACTTCGATGGAGCACTGGTATGGTTTACCTGAGGCACTTTTTGATGACCGAACGCTGCAAAATTACCCTGCTGATTATAACTATAATAACGAACAAAATCGTTTTGAAGAGGCGGGTAAATTATGGAAACAAGCTGCTGAACCGGGTTCTGAAAAATGGAATCAAGTGATGGATGAACTCATAAAAATAGATTTCACACTCGACCCAACTTTCAATATTTACGAAGCGAATCGTGAGTTAATGCTTGCCCGAAGAGCCGAATGGCACGATGAATATACCTTACCATCAGTTTGGCGTTTTTATGGTCCAAGTCGCATCTCACACGGTTCTTATTGGTTAAACTGGGGAACAGAGCAGGAAGTTGCTTGGAAAGAAAATTACCGTATTTGGATGCGTTTTGTGAATGAATATAAAAATAAAGGTGGCCGCGTGACGACAGGTTCTGACTCTGGCTTTATTTATCAACTTTATGGATTTGCTTATATTCGTGAGTTGGAGCTTTTGCGTGAAGCAGGTTTTCATCCACTTGAGGTAATTCGTGCGGCTACAATTAAAGGTGCAGAAGCACTTGGTATGGCCGACCAAATTGGTTCGGTAGAAGTAGGAAAATTAGCCGACTTTGTGATTACAGAAGAAAATCCATTAGCTAACCTAAAAACACTTTATGGTACTGGAGCAATCAAAGTAAATGATAAAAATGAAGTGACAAGAGTAGGTGGTGTAAAATACACTGTTAAAGATGGGGTTGTTTACGATGCGAAGAAACTTTTAGCCGATGTACGCAAAATTGTAGCTGATGCTAAAGCTAAAGAAAACTTTGAGATTACTCAACCAGGAATGCCACAAAAGGGAGCTGCTAAAATGCAAGGAGCGGGCAAAAATTAA
- a CDS encoding beta-galactosidase, with amino-acid sequence MRKIYIKYIQLLLLIVSSFQNFAQQQTSVKYVCQGILNLDSDANFAISSMNRMAAIGCNSALLTVWWERVYPQPNSKPNWAQLDNQINHAVNKLGHKVAIRIHLGRNYSLTKGFWEEEEAVKDFKGKVLTNYYDNNHFSFAHQPSVDKARGFVKEVCERYKSYQQSGKIIFISVVNTPQQELGFTYQNQQWPEKEYPAIFDHSKWAMIKFKDWAREKYTTIRTLNTYWGTNYKSFLEVEPYVNWWNINDSFRGRRGKDWFIFRHLMIKNYYEQMVETIKSVDSSYKVASEYGGVSDNLSILRNTLAFKDLSVKSDYLKTSIEGFQGDITYSNTSPNQKLYTEVAFFDLPTSDELKNYVKRAASYNIEFIMLIIESDNQSEYDKFLPAFQEAVKAMKSPPSNIVFTDSVKYRVSQLTDSRELVVNDWKTRSNNGQQKVKVILEEDLILENKKIENPLPDIVETNPIIPPPPIVTPPSNTPNQLPKESITAYTKEIVVNQNFQFRIPENLYYDTDGFIAYIEMIEAPRWIDFNRFELNFYGKAPYLGKYKIRVKVYDNAGGFIESAIYVEIVPPIIDFELIKGDYFDVPIQPYGYIFNKRTLYLDALPDLTNIIAHCNLDTINMVFELNGPYKFKRSSDKIPYNLFGEGRGLKFPVGTYTLSAKAYKLDSVISSKTIQFYVKASTQTEHSMINDWVVYPNPFQKICNLRIPDVEDTEKLSFVYYTIGGKKHPIKKEHINIVDKIAYIDLSEPSMPAGNYILEVSRGTEVIKTIKITKND; translated from the coding sequence ATGAGGAAAATTTATATTAAATACATACAACTATTATTATTGATTGTTAGCAGCTTTCAAAATTTCGCTCAACAACAAACTTCCGTAAAATACGTTTGCCAAGGAATTCTCAACTTAGATTCTGATGCAAATTTTGCTATTTCGAGTATGAACCGCATGGCAGCTATTGGCTGTAATTCTGCTCTTCTAACGGTCTGGTGGGAGCGTGTTTACCCACAACCCAACTCAAAGCCTAATTGGGCACAACTCGATAATCAAATCAATCATGCAGTCAATAAATTAGGTCATAAAGTTGCTATTCGCATTCATTTGGGCAGAAATTATAGTCTTACGAAAGGTTTTTGGGAAGAAGAAGAAGCCGTAAAAGATTTTAAAGGCAAAGTTCTAACCAATTATTATGATAATAACCACTTTAGTTTCGCACATCAGCCATCAGTTGACAAAGCTCGTGGATTTGTGAAAGAAGTTTGTGAACGATATAAAAGCTACCAACAAAGTGGAAAGATTATTTTTATTTCAGTTGTAAATACACCTCAACAAGAATTAGGTTTTACTTACCAAAATCAACAATGGCCTGAAAAAGAATATCCAGCTATTTTCGACCATTCAAAGTGGGCTATGATTAAGTTTAAAGATTGGGCGAGAGAAAAATATACCACTATTCGTACACTCAACACTTATTGGGGAACCAACTACAAAAGCTTTTTGGAAGTGGAGCCCTACGTAAACTGGTGGAATATAAACGATTCGTTCAGAGGCCGTCGTGGTAAAGATTGGTTCATCTTTAGGCATTTAATGATAAAGAACTATTACGAACAAATGGTCGAGACTATTAAGTCGGTAGATAGTTCTTATAAAGTAGCGAGCGAGTATGGTGGTGTGTCAGATAATTTAAGTATTCTCCGTAATACACTCGCATTTAAAGATTTATCCGTAAAAAGCGATTACCTAAAAACTTCCATTGAAGGTTTTCAGGGTGATATTACTTACAGCAATACCAGCCCGAACCAAAAACTATATACCGAAGTAGCGTTTTTTGATTTACCTACCTCCGATGAACTAAAAAATTATGTAAAGCGTGCGGCAAGTTATAACATTGAATTTATTATGCTCATCATAGAATCTGATAACCAATCAGAGTATGATAAATTTTTACCTGCATTTCAAGAAGCAGTAAAAGCCATGAAGAGTCCGCCGAGCAACATAGTTTTTACTGACTCCGTAAAATATCGAGTTTCGCAGTTGACTGATAGTCGAGAATTGGTCGTTAATGATTGGAAAACACGTTCGAATAATGGTCAGCAGAAGGTAAAAGTAATTTTGGAAGAAGATTTGATTCTTGAAAACAAAAAAATCGAGAATCCTCTACCTGATATTGTTGAAACCAACCCAATTATTCCTCCACCGCCAATTGTTACTCCTCCGAGCAATACACCTAATCAATTACCAAAAGAGAGTATTACAGCCTATACCAAAGAAATTGTTGTTAATCAGAATTTTCAATTCAGAATTCCTGAAAATTTGTACTATGATACCGATGGATTTATTGCCTATATTGAAATGATTGAAGCTCCCAGATGGATTGATTTTAATCGTTTTGAATTGAATTTCTACGGAAAAGCTCCATACTTAGGCAAATACAAAATTCGAGTGAAGGTTTATGACAATGCTGGTGGATTCATAGAATCGGCCATTTATGTAGAGATAGTTCCTCCAATAATTGATTTTGAGCTCATCAAAGGTGATTATTTCGATGTGCCTATTCAACCCTATGGTTATATTTTCAACAAACGAACACTCTACTTAGACGCTTTACCCGATTTAACGAATATTATTGCTCATTGCAACCTCGATACCATTAATATGGTTTTTGAGCTCAATGGACCTTATAAATTCAAAAGAAGCTCTGATAAAATTCCGTATAATCTCTTTGGCGAAGGCCGTGGTTTGAAGTTCCCAGTAGGAACCTACACGCTCAGTGCCAAGGCTTATAAATTAGATTCGGTTATTTCTTCTAAAACTATTCAGTTTTATGTGAAAGCATCTACTCAGACCGAACACAGCATGATTAATGATTGGGTTGTTTATCCGAATCCTTTTCAGAAAATTTGTAATCTTAGAATTCCCGACGTGGAAGATACCGAAAAGCTAAGTTTTGTGTATTATACTATAGGCGGAAAAAAACACCCAATTAAGAAAGAACACATCAATATTGTCGATAAAATAGCCTACATTGATTTAAGCGAACCAAGTATGCCTGCTGGAAATTATATCTTAGAAGTAAGTCGAGGTACAGAAGTTATAAAAACGATTAAAATCACAAAAAACGATTGA